The following coding sequences lie in one Loxodonta africana isolate mLoxAfr1 chromosome X, mLoxAfr1.hap2, whole genome shotgun sequence genomic window:
- the NCBP2L gene encoding nuclear cap-binding protein subunit 2-like → MSDDLRMLRMLQSDSALELSEYRDQQFNGNNDEQEKLLKESSTLYVGNLSFYTTEDQIYELFGRCGDIKNVFMGLDKIKKTACGFCFVEYHTRADAENAMRFLNGTYLDDRIIRTDWDLGFREGRQYGRGRSGGQVRDEFREDFDAGRGGFGKQAQACNRKGTHQ, encoded by the coding sequence ATGTCTGACGATCTGAGAATGCTGAGAATGCTCCAAAGCGACTCTGCTCTGGAGCTGAGCGAGTACCGAGACCAGCAGTTCAATGGCAATAACGATGAGCAAGAGAAGTTACTGAAGGAAAGCTCTACGTTGTATGTGGGAAATCTTTCTTTTTATACAACCGAAGATCAAATATATGAGCTCTTCGGTAGATGTGGTGATATCAAGAATGTATTTATGGGCCtagataaaataaagaaaacggCATGTGGTTTCTGCTTTGTAGAATACCACACTAGAGCTGATGCTGAAAATGCCATGCGGTTCCTCAATGGGACCTACCTGGATGACCGTATTATCCGTACGGATTGGGATCTAGGCTTTAGAGAGGGCAGACAGTACGGCCGAGGCCGATCTGGAGGCCAGGTACGAGATGAGTTTCGTGAGGACTTTGATGCTGGCAGAGGAGGCTTTGGAAAACAGGCTCAGGCCTGTAATAGGAAAGGAACGCACCAGTGA